The genomic segment TATGATAGGGTTGATGCTTGGGATGCAGCGTTTCCAGGCCGTCCAATCCACAGGCGATCAAGCGATGGATCACCGCATCGGTGACGCCCACCGCCGGATGGGCGATGACGGCAAGGCCGCCGGCCGCATGGATCAGCGCGATCGCCTCCTCCGCGGCCACCTTGATTTTGGGCACATAGGCAGGACGATGTTCAGCGAGAAATTTGTTGAACGCCTCCTGAAAGGAAAAGACGAACCCCTCCTCCACTAAAAGATCCGCGATGTGCGGCCTGCCGATGGAGGAATGGCCGGCGCGTATCTGCAAAAGTTCAAAGGGGATGTCAATGCCCTGTTGGGTGAGTTTGTGCAGAATCTCCCGCGCCCGCTCGATACGGAAGCGGCGAAAGTTGTTGCTGAACTCGTTGAGCGCGGGATTGAGAGGATCGATGAAATAGCCGAGCAGATGGGTTTCGAGGCCGTCGCAGTAAGAGCTGATCTCGATGCCGGGGACGATCTCCACCCCGTGGCGGGCGCCGGATTCGAACGCCTGAGTCAGACCGGTGGTCACATCATGGTCGGTGATGGAAAGAGCCCGCAGGCCGCGCTCCGCCGCGCTGCAGACGATCTCCTCCACCGACTTTATTCCGTCGCTGTGATTGGAATGTACATGCAGATCGATGTATCCGAAACCGGACGTCAAAGCACCTCCACGCCGATTGTTCTTGGCTCAACCCTCCAGGACCGCCTTGCGCTTTTTGCTGCGCTGTACGGCGGCGGAGACCCAGATGCTGATCTCATAAAGAAAAAGCAGGGGAATCGCGAGCATCGACTGGGTGAAGGCATCCGGCGGCGTGATGATGGCGGCCACAATGAAAATGATGACAATCCCATACCGCCGCTTGCTGCGGAGAAATTGCGGCGTCAGCAGTCCGACCAGGCTGAGAAAATAAGCGAGCACCGGAAGTTCGAACACCACGCCGAACACTAGGACCATGGTCATCACAAAGCCCAGATATTTTCCGATAGTGATGTTCGCGGTGAGAAATTCGTTCTGAAATCCAATGACAAGAAACTTGAGTCCAAAGG from the bacterium genome contains:
- a CDS encoding PHP domain-containing protein, coding for MTSGFGYIDLHVHSNHSDGIKSVEEIVCSAAERGLRALSITDHDVTTGLTQAFESGARHGVEIVPGIEISSYCDGLETHLLGYFIDPLNPALNEFSNNFRRFRIERAREILHKLTQQGIDIPFELLQIRAGHSSIGRPHIADLLVEEGFVFSFQEAFNKFLAEHRPAYVPKIKVAAEEAIALIHAAGGLAVIAHPAVGVTDAVIHRLIACGLDGLETLHPKHQPYHIQHYRELAAEHGLAESGGSDCHGARQGELMLGCMMVPYHFLEKLKSRLASRTASISRTGRHP
- the tatC gene encoding twin-arginine translocase subunit TatC — protein: MPFLDHLEELRWTLVRSVIAVMVCAVIAYIYSKEIVELLHRPAPDVKLIFLSPTEAFMTYLKVALYAGLVIALPYVSWEFWRFIVPGLLAKERKLVPPIVLFTVICFLLGAAFAYFIIIPFGLKFLVIGFQNEFLTANITIGKYLGFVMTMVLVFGVVFELPVLAYFLSLVGLLTPQFLRSKRRYGIVIIFIVAAIITPPDAFTQSMLAIPLLFLYEISIWVSAAVQRSKKRKAVLEG